The following proteins come from a genomic window of Candidatus Thiodiazotropha sp. CDECU1:
- a CDS encoding c-type cytochrome, with product MSRILPIAICLYLLGGCSEQAPQEESVVDMPRFAEEHLAKGRGIWMGTCRNCHLMGVSGAPAVTDATAWAPRIEKGAPSLYQSALNGIKGSDDKFRMPPRGGNNRLKDEQIRQAVDYMIASVGVLTENSK from the coding sequence ATGTCACGAATCTTACCCATTGCAATTTGTCTCTATCTGCTTGGCGGGTGCAGTGAGCAGGCGCCTCAAGAGGAATCTGTTGTGGATATGCCACGTTTCGCGGAAGAGCACCTGGCAAAGGGACGCGGCATCTGGATGGGGACCTGTCGCAACTGCCACCTGATGGGCGTCTCGGGTGCACCTGCGGTGACAGATGCAACTGCATGGGCACCACGAATCGAAAAAGGCGCCCCCAGCCTCTACCAAAGTGCCCTGAACGGCATCAAGGGAAGCGACGACAAGTTTCGCATGCCGCCCCGGGGTGGGAACAACCGGCTCAAGGATGAACAGATCAGACAGGCGGTAGACTACATGATTGCATCAGTTGGGGTTCTGACAGAGAACAGCAAATAA
- a CDS encoding PEP-CTERM sorting domain-containing protein, with protein sequence MKRILKTVLTGLLGLPFTAQAIMIGDTINGSGNTLTPGTAIIGAGIEFEAHGGYMDFDFDENLLTVSVTNLISWSGFGDYIFSDFNDVITGVTMTSNTFVSGLTDFSFDDHSITLDIDSGERQLDMSRAEAVFAIQTYTGTNTNSNVPEPSTLLLLGAGIVGIGVARIRRSTI encoded by the coding sequence ATGAAACGGATACTCAAAACAGTTCTTACGGGTTTGCTTGGGCTCCCATTCACCGCACAAGCAATAATGATAGGCGATACGATCAATGGGTCAGGAAACACACTGACACCGGGTACTGCCATAATTGGTGCGGGAATTGAGTTTGAGGCACATGGTGGTTATATGGATTTCGATTTTGACGAGAACCTTTTAACCGTCTCTGTCACGAACCTGATTTCCTGGAGTGGATTTGGTGATTACATATTTAGTGATTTTAATGATGTCATCACAGGCGTGACAATGACTTCAAACACCTTTGTGTCTGGATTGACAGACTTTTCGTTTGATGATCACAGCATTACCCTGGATATAGATAGTGGTGAGCGCCAGCTTGACATGAGTCGTGCGGAAGCGGTCTTTGCCATCCAGACATATACAGGTACAAATACAAATTCGAATGTACCTGAACCCTCTACACTACTTCTTCTGGGAGCAGGTATAGTCGGTATAGGCGTTGCTCGTATTCGTCGATCAACAATTTAG
- a CDS encoding class I SAM-dependent methyltransferase: MNTISNTAYYCCGIRMEDARKNRSICKDVYAERFMDERGKQIFEPFKSEKMPNISNIVRCRLIDDYLATELAENNKLTIITVGAGFDTRPYRSKGGIWIEIDEPQIINYKNERLPVQECSNPLSRISIDFTHDSLSEKLREESSENLTVIIIEGVFMYLEPEAIRKTICSIQGLFPRHVLYCDLMTKRFFTKFAQSVHSKLVASGGRFTERPDLPEKIFFEHDYKEIERTPMFKRAGELGLLWDEVKIPKFVSWLMLNLFARDLNGYAVYRLNFEKI, encoded by the coding sequence GTGAACACAATATCAAATACTGCTTACTACTGCTGTGGCATACGGATGGAGGATGCCAGGAAAAATCGCTCAATCTGCAAGGATGTCTATGCAGAAAGATTCATGGATGAGAGGGGCAAACAGATATTCGAGCCGTTCAAGTCGGAGAAAATGCCTAACATATCGAATATCGTGAGGTGCCGACTTATTGATGATTATCTTGCTACCGAATTAGCTGAAAATAATAAGCTGACGATTATCACTGTTGGTGCAGGATTCGATACTCGACCGTATCGATCAAAGGGAGGCATATGGATAGAAATTGATGAACCACAGATAATCAACTACAAAAATGAAAGGTTGCCAGTGCAGGAGTGTTCTAACCCACTAAGTCGGATTTCAATTGACTTTACCCATGATTCTTTGTCTGAGAAGCTTAGAGAAGAAAGTAGCGAGAATTTAACAGTTATTATTATTGAAGGCGTATTCATGTATCTGGAACCGGAGGCGATCAGAAAAACAATTTGTAGCATCCAAGGATTGTTTCCCAGGCACGTACTCTATTGCGATTTGATGACAAAGCGTTTTTTTACAAAGTTTGCGCAGAGTGTTCATTCAAAACTCGTAGCATCCGGTGGTAGATTCACGGAAAGACCCGATTTGCCGGAGAAGATTTTCTTTGAGCATGACTATAAAGAGATTGAACGCACTCCAATGTTCAAACGGGCAGGAGAGCTGGGTCTCCTTTGGGATGAAGTGAAAATACCGAAATTTGTCAGCTGGTTGATGCTGAATCTATTTGCAAGAGACCTGAATGGTTATGCAGTGTATCGTCTGAATTTTGAAAAAATCTGA
- a CDS encoding phosphate ABC transporter ATP-binding protein, which translates to MNEQAPELAIKTSKLNLWYGTFQALFDVDLNIRNGMITSMIGPSGCGKSTFLRSVNRINERLGYVRIEGNIDVMDKNIYDPDVELVQVRKQIGMVFQRPNPLPMSIRDNILFGHRIHAKKAGSSNSDEDEIVESALQQVLLWDKVKDRLNQKGTELSLEEQQKLCIARLLPVKPSVLLMDEPCSALDPKGTAAVEELIWELRGKYTILIVTHNMAQARRASEECIFMLMGKVVEHQATEDLFVTPDKKETADYIEGRYG; encoded by the coding sequence ATGAATGAACAAGCACCCGAGTTAGCCATCAAAACCAGCAAGCTCAACCTATGGTATGGGACCTTCCAGGCCCTCTTCGATGTCGATCTCAATATCCGCAACGGTATGATCACCTCGATGATTGGACCCTCCGGTTGTGGCAAGTCGACCTTCCTGCGCAGCGTCAACCGCATTAACGAACGACTCGGCTATGTGCGTATCGAAGGCAACATCGATGTCATGGACAAGAACATCTACGATCCGGACGTGGAACTCGTCCAGGTACGCAAACAGATCGGCATGGTATTCCAACGGCCGAACCCCTTACCTATGTCGATACGCGACAATATTCTGTTCGGTCACCGCATCCATGCCAAAAAAGCAGGATCATCGAACTCCGACGAGGATGAGATTGTCGAATCCGCACTGCAGCAGGTGCTGTTATGGGACAAGGTAAAAGACCGGCTCAACCAGAAGGGAACCGAACTCTCCCTGGAAGAGCAACAGAAGCTATGCATCGCGCGGCTTCTGCCGGTAAAGCCGAGTGTACTGTTAATGGATGAGCCCTGCTCCGCCCTCGACCCTAAAGGTACCGCCGCCGTCGAGGAACTTATCTGGGAACTGCGTGGCAAATACACCATCCTCATCGTCACCCACAACATGGCGCAGGCCAGGCGTGCCAGTGAAGAGTGTATCTTCATGTTGATGGGCAAGGTTGTGGAGCACCAGGCAACTGAAGACTTGTTTGTTACGCCGGATAAGAAAGAGACTGCGGATTATATTGAGGGGCGTTATGGGTGA
- a CDS encoding phosphate ABC transporter ATP-binding protein: MSLNTAAADVIPEEAVEATAPVKLGVNDLTIKYGETPALSNVNLTIREHEIFGIIGPANAGKTSFLKALNRMDTFNANMSVEGQILFNGLDVHKLKNIYALRSRIGVVFPLPVGLPLTIYENVALSPRLRGINNKSDLDIIVERCLTRAALWDEVKDRLYSLGSLLSGGQQQRLTIARALSQEPDLLMLDEFSIAVDPVTTMRIEDVLKELKHDMTIILVTNLVQQARRLADRTAFFLEGECVEIGETEDLFTGEVEDQRTRDYVEGKFG; the protein is encoded by the coding sequence ATGAGCCTCAATACCGCAGCGGCCGACGTTATACCGGAAGAGGCGGTCGAAGCCACCGCCCCTGTCAAACTCGGGGTCAATGACTTGACCATCAAGTATGGCGAGACACCTGCCCTGAGCAATGTCAATCTGACGATTCGCGAGCACGAGATCTTCGGCATCATCGGTCCGGCCAACGCCGGCAAGACATCTTTTCTCAAGGCCCTCAACCGCATGGACACCTTCAACGCCAACATGAGTGTTGAAGGTCAGATTCTGTTCAACGGCCTCGATGTGCATAAGCTGAAAAACATCTATGCCCTGCGCAGCCGTATCGGCGTCGTCTTCCCGCTTCCCGTCGGCCTGCCCCTGACGATCTATGAAAACGTCGCTCTCTCACCCCGCCTGCGCGGCATCAACAATAAAAGCGATCTGGACATCATCGTCGAACGCTGCCTTACCCGGGCCGCATTGTGGGACGAAGTCAAGGACAGGCTCTACTCCCTGGGCAGTCTTCTCTCCGGTGGCCAGCAACAGCGCTTGACCATCGCCCGCGCCCTCTCCCAGGAGCCGGACCTATTGATGCTGGACGAGTTCTCCATCGCCGTGGACCCGGTAACCACCATGCGCATCGAGGATGTGTTGAAGGAGCTGAAGCATGACATGACCATCATCCTGGTCACCAACCTGGTACAGCAGGCGAGACGACTTGCGGATCGAACAGCCTTTTTTCTCGAAGGTGAATGTGTGGAGATCGGTGAAACCGAGGATCTCTTCACAGGCGAAGTAGAGGACCAGAGAACCCGTGACTATGTAGAAGGTAAATTCGGTTGA
- the pstA gene encoding phosphate ABC transporter permease PstA, whose protein sequence is MFAESALNVRNKRVQNLFRILFLMMTVLLIIPVVIILATLIIKGGSIISIDFLFTDPTNGMTEGGIFPALLGTIWIVAVALLASVPLGVAAAIYLNEYAGDNWFTRIIQLAIINLAGVPSIVHALFGVGAFVIFFGFGTSILAASLTLAIMTLPVVIVSTRESLRAVPQAFREACWNMGATRWQTIRRVVLPNAVSGILTGVILEVSRTTGETAPIMFTGAAFFLPFLPQGVFDQTMALSLHLFVVATQVPGVPDNLPFGVALVLIAMVLLMNSISIAFRMYLRGKKKW, encoded by the coding sequence ATGTTCGCCGAATCTGCATTGAATGTACGAAATAAAAGGGTTCAGAACCTGTTCCGTATCCTGTTTCTCATGATGACCGTTCTATTGATCATTCCGGTTGTCATTATCCTGGCCACGCTGATCATCAAGGGCGGAAGTATCATCTCCATCGATTTTCTGTTTACCGACCCCACCAACGGCATGACAGAGGGCGGCATCTTCCCCGCGCTATTGGGGACGATTTGGATCGTGGCGGTTGCGCTGCTGGCATCGGTTCCACTTGGCGTGGCAGCAGCCATTTATCTCAATGAGTATGCCGGTGACAACTGGTTCACCCGAATTATCCAGTTGGCCATCATCAATCTGGCAGGGGTTCCATCCATCGTGCATGCCCTGTTCGGTGTCGGCGCCTTCGTTATCTTTTTCGGATTTGGCACCAGCATCCTGGCAGCCAGCCTGACCCTGGCCATCATGACCCTGCCGGTGGTGATCGTCTCCACCCGGGAGTCGTTACGTGCCGTCCCCCAGGCATTCAGAGAGGCCTGCTGGAACATGGGCGCCACCCGCTGGCAGACCATACGACGAGTAGTGCTGCCGAATGCGGTCAGCGGCATCCTCACCGGCGTAATCCTGGAGGTGTCACGCACCACCGGCGAAACCGCCCCCATCATGTTCACCGGCGCGGCATTCTTTCTGCCCTTCCTGCCCCAAGGCGTCTTCGATCAGACCATGGCGCTTTCGCTGCACCTGTTCGTGGTCGCCACCCAAGTACCCGGGGTACCGGATAACCTGCCGTTCGGTGTCGCCCTGGTGCTGATCGCCATGGTGCTGTTGATGAACAGCATCTCCATCGCCTTCCGCATGTATCTGCGAGGTAAAAAGAAATGGTAG
- the pstC gene encoding phosphate ABC transporter permease subunit PstC, producing MSEVENIQQSIPADFDSRNLDWYIDKLVQSLVFVAGISAIIFIIGIFVFITMEGMGFLLEDFSFREFFLSPFWEPSDEDDPEYGILALVAGTASVTGLAMVVAIPFSLGAAIFIGEFATGKLRESLKVLVELLAAIPSVVWGFIGLSIMNPLIIDLFDVPVGLNVLNAGIILGLMAAPIMTSIAEDALKAVPDRYREAAEALGATRWQVIFKTVLPAAKNGLLGAVLLGVGRGFGETMAVLMATGHAVNIPGSLFDPVRALTATIAAELGETAVGSPHYQALFTIGIFLFIITFLINLTADLIVRGIRKG from the coding sequence ATGTCAGAGGTCGAAAACATCCAACAGTCGATACCTGCGGATTTCGACAGCCGGAACCTGGACTGGTATATCGACAAGCTTGTGCAGTCCCTGGTCTTTGTCGCGGGCATCTCGGCAATCATCTTCATCATAGGTATATTTGTATTTATCACCATGGAAGGTATGGGCTTTCTGCTGGAGGACTTCAGCTTCAGAGAGTTTTTCCTCTCGCCATTTTGGGAACCCTCTGATGAGGACGACCCTGAGTATGGCATTCTCGCCTTGGTGGCAGGTACAGCCAGTGTTACCGGTCTTGCCATGGTGGTGGCCATCCCCTTCTCCCTCGGCGCCGCTATCTTTATCGGTGAGTTTGCCACCGGCAAGCTGAGAGAGTCGCTAAAGGTCCTGGTGGAATTGTTGGCTGCCATCCCCTCGGTGGTCTGGGGATTCATCGGTCTCTCCATCATGAATCCGTTGATTATCGATCTGTTTGATGTGCCTGTGGGTTTAAATGTGCTCAATGCCGGCATCATACTCGGTTTGATGGCGGCACCGATCATGACCTCAATTGCGGAGGATGCCTTGAAAGCGGTACCCGACCGTTATCGTGAGGCGGCGGAAGCACTGGGTGCTACCCGTTGGCAAGTCATCTTCAAGACAGTTCTTCCTGCTGCGAAGAACGGTCTGCTCGGGGCAGTCCTGTTGGGCGTGGGGCGTGGCTTTGGCGAGACCATGGCGGTATTGATGGCCACCGGGCATGCGGTGAACATCCCCGGCAGCCTGTTTGATCCGGTACGTGCGCTGACCGCGACCATCGCTGCGGAACTGGGTGAGACCGCGGTGGGATCACCTCACTATCAAGCGCTGTTCACCATCGGCATCTTTCTCTTCATCATCACCTTCCTGATCAACCTCACCGCGGATCTCATCGTCCGTGGTATTCGTAAGGGTTAA
- the phoU gene encoding phosphate signaling complex protein PhoU, producing the protein MGHLEERLERDLNNIHDRVAKMGAQVQEAVKNAVKALQTGDNKLAYITVLNDNPINRCMRDIDSICHRFFAVHIPSGGHLRLLSSVIRANIELERIGDYAVTIAREAAQLSQPPSGGLGRELDRIANETMNMLQLAINAFTELNADSAKSTMQMASEMEHNLDVVYTEMMENDDRAKVEEVLAIFVIFTQLKRVSDQAKNLCEDTVFAVTGEQKQPKTFNILFVDEDNSSLSQLAEAIARINHPTIGNYTSAGRIEAQALNSNLVKFMQEKGIDYSDAEPTSIEKLTPKEISDQHVVVSLQGEISSYLPRVPFHTSVVEWGLGEAPEDEDIHEYDSIYRQLAILIKDLMELLRGEGAN; encoded by the coding sequence ATGGGCCACCTCGAAGAACGACTGGAACGCGACCTCAATAATATCCACGACCGGGTGGCAAAAATGGGTGCGCAGGTACAGGAAGCTGTCAAAAATGCCGTTAAGGCTTTGCAGACAGGGGATAATAAACTCGCCTACATCACGGTGTTGAATGACAACCCGATCAATCGCTGTATGCGTGATATCGACAGCATCTGTCACCGCTTCTTCGCCGTCCATATCCCTAGCGGCGGGCACTTACGACTTCTCTCCTCAGTGATACGCGCGAATATCGAACTGGAACGTATTGGTGACTATGCCGTCACCATCGCCCGGGAAGCGGCACAGCTATCTCAACCCCCCAGTGGTGGTTTGGGCAGGGAACTCGATCGTATCGCCAATGAAACCATGAATATGCTGCAACTGGCCATCAATGCCTTTACGGAGCTGAATGCCGACAGCGCCAAGAGCACCATGCAGATGGCAAGTGAGATGGAGCACAATCTGGATGTTGTCTATACCGAGATGATGGAGAATGACGATCGCGCCAAGGTCGAAGAGGTGCTTGCGATTTTCGTCATATTCACCCAACTCAAACGTGTATCCGACCAGGCTAAAAATCTTTGTGAAGATACTGTGTTCGCCGTTACAGGAGAGCAGAAACAGCCGAAGACCTTCAACATCCTCTTTGTCGACGAAGACAACAGCAGCCTGAGTCAACTGGCGGAGGCCATCGCCAGAATCAATCATCCGACTATAGGCAACTATACAAGCGCCGGACGAATAGAGGCCCAAGCGCTCAATTCCAACCTGGTCAAGTTCATGCAGGAAAAGGGTATCGATTACAGCGATGCCGAGCCGACCTCCATTGAAAAGTTAACCCCTAAAGAGATATCTGATCAGCATGTGGTCGTTAGCCTGCAGGGAGAGATCTCCTCTTACCTGCCACGCGTACCCTTTCACACATCGGTAGTCGAGTGGGGCCTGGGTGAGGCACCGGAGGATGAGGATATCCATGAATACGATTCGATCTATCGTCAATTGGCAATACTGATTAAGGACCTGATGGAATTGCTTCGTGGTGAGGGAGCAAACTGA
- a CDS encoding PstS family phosphate ABC transporter substrate-binding protein, whose product MRKISIVISVAASSLFCLLSAQAADRTVIQNKGSDTLVNVAQAWAEEYGKVDANVAVAVSGGGSGTGIAAMINGTVDIANASRQMKKKELKLAKSKGQDPIEHVVGYDALAVFIHQNNPADTFNYEQLKSIFGRGGKSTKWSDLGLEVPGCKGGEIVVVSRQNNSGTYVYFKKEVLGKKGKYRQGTLDMHGSKDVVDLVEKTPCAIGYSGLAYATDHIKMACVSKEGATCISPSVETASDRSYPIARPLFMYTNGEPTGAIKTYLDWVKSDTGQCILLKKGYAPIRGVSCN is encoded by the coding sequence ATGAGGAAAATCTCAATTGTCATTTCAGTGGCAGCCAGCAGCCTGTTTTGTCTTCTCTCCGCACAGGCGGCGGATCGCACCGTCATTCAGAACAAGGGCTCTGACACACTGGTCAATGTTGCCCAGGCCTGGGCTGAGGAATACGGTAAGGTTGACGCCAATGTGGCGGTTGCCGTGTCAGGAGGCGGTTCGGGTACAGGCATCGCCGCCATGATCAACGGTACGGTAGACATCGCCAATGCCAGTCGACAGATGAAGAAGAAAGAGTTAAAGCTGGCGAAATCCAAGGGGCAGGATCCCATTGAGCATGTGGTTGGTTACGACGCCCTCGCTGTTTTTATCCATCAGAACAATCCGGCAGATACCTTCAACTATGAACAGCTGAAATCCATATTCGGGCGCGGTGGCAAATCCACGAAATGGTCCGATTTAGGTTTGGAAGTGCCAGGGTGTAAGGGTGGAGAGATCGTCGTTGTGAGTCGTCAGAACAACTCCGGTACCTACGTCTATTTCAAAAAGGAAGTCCTCGGCAAAAAAGGCAAGTATCGCCAGGGTACACTTGACATGCATGGCTCAAAGGATGTGGTCGATCTTGTTGAGAAGACCCCATGCGCGATTGGCTACAGCGGATTGGCCTATGCCACCGACCATATCAAAATGGCCTGCGTTTCTAAGGAAGGCGCTACTTGCATCAGTCCCAGTGTCGAGACGGCCAGTGACCGCAGTTACCCTATTGCACGACCACTATTCATGTATACCAATGGTGAACCAACGGGAGCCATCAAAACCTATCTTGACTGGGTCAAAAGCGACACCGGTCAATGTATTCTGCTGAAAAAGGGATACGCACCGATACGCGGCGTAAGCTGTAATTGA
- a CDS encoding NfeD family protein, which produces MSLLLFSCFAFLCFGQPSADPPSNKGLLLQVSGAIGPATADYLDRALDKAEQEAVELVVLQMDTPGGLDTSMRAMIKRIIASQVAVVTYVAPGGARAASAGTYILYASHVAAMAPGTNLGAATPVSLGGVPKATPDKTKAEDEREDDRVPATDAKTSKVVNDAAAYIRSLATLRKRNGDWAEKAVRDGASLSAEEALKQGVIDLIAADINSLLSALNGTEVELPLGGKTLNTEHLVLQKHLPDWQSQLLSIISNPNLAYILMLVGIYGLIYEFANPGSIVPGTVGAISLLLALYAFHLLPINYAGVALILLGLSLMVGEAFVPSFGTLGIGGVVAFTIGSLILIDTDQAGFGISLPLILVVAVSSAFLMVFVIGMALKSRNRPVVSGREEMLTSEGVVVEDFTGDGDIRVHGEIWRARSEQPVKKDQLVEITGREGLVLKIMPVDKEKGS; this is translated from the coding sequence ATGTCCCTTCTGTTGTTCAGCTGTTTTGCTTTCCTATGTTTTGGTCAGCCATCTGCGGATCCGCCAAGCAACAAGGGTCTTCTTCTCCAGGTCTCTGGTGCCATAGGACCTGCCACTGCGGATTATCTTGATCGGGCCTTGGATAAGGCTGAACAGGAAGCCGTGGAGTTGGTTGTCCTGCAGATGGATACCCCGGGCGGTCTGGACACTTCGATGCGGGCCATGATCAAACGCATCATCGCCTCCCAGGTGGCTGTGGTCACCTATGTGGCGCCTGGTGGTGCGCGTGCCGCGAGTGCCGGTACATATATACTCTATGCCAGCCATGTCGCGGCAATGGCACCGGGCACCAATCTGGGGGCTGCCACCCCTGTGTCCCTGGGTGGAGTTCCGAAAGCGACACCAGACAAAACCAAGGCAGAAGATGAGAGGGAGGATGATCGAGTCCCGGCGACAGATGCCAAGACAAGCAAAGTCGTCAATGACGCAGCCGCCTATATACGCAGCCTGGCAACTTTAAGAAAGCGCAATGGGGATTGGGCCGAAAAGGCGGTTAGGGATGGGGCCAGTCTCTCCGCTGAAGAGGCGTTGAAACAGGGTGTGATCGATCTGATTGCAGCAGACATCAACAGCCTGCTCTCTGCACTGAACGGCACCGAGGTGGAGCTACCCCTGGGCGGTAAGACCCTGAATACCGAGCATCTGGTTTTGCAGAAACACCTGCCAGATTGGCAGAGTCAGTTGTTGAGCATTATCAGTAATCCCAATCTGGCATATATCCTCATGCTGGTGGGCATCTATGGCCTGATATACGAGTTTGCCAATCCCGGTTCCATTGTCCCCGGTACGGTGGGCGCCATCTCCCTGCTGCTGGCGCTCTATGCATTCCATCTGCTGCCTATCAACTATGCCGGTGTTGCATTGATCCTGCTTGGACTCTCTTTGATGGTTGGGGAGGCCTTCGTGCCCAGTTTCGGTACCTTGGGCATAGGCGGTGTGGTTGCCTTCACCATCGGCTCATTGATCCTCATCGATACCGACCAGGCGGGATTCGGTATATCGCTGCCACTGATCCTGGTTGTAGCCGTGAGCAGTGCCTTCCTCATGGTCTTCGTCATCGGCATGGCCCTTAAATCCCGTAACCGCCCTGTGGTGAGTGGACGTGAGGAGATGTTGACCAGCGAAGGTGTGGTAGTGGAAGATTTCACCGGTGATGGTGATATCAGGGTGCATGGTGAGATTTGGCGGGCCCGCTCCGAGCAACCTGTTAAAAAAGATCAGCTGGTAGAGATTACCGGCAGAGAGGGCCTGGTATTAAAGATTATGCCGGTTGATAAGGAGAAGGGATCATGA
- a CDS encoding slipin family protein, producing the protein MTLYFYAVILFLVIAFLTSALKILREYERGVVFLLGRFWRVKGPGLIIIIPIIQQFVRVDLRTIVLDVPSQDVISRDNVSVKVNAVVYFRVLDPERAIIQVEDYMAATSQLAQTTLRSVLGQHELDEMLAERDRLNNDVRNILDQQTDTWGIKVSNVEIKHVDLDDSMIRAIARQAEAERSRRAKIIHAEGEQQAAEKLVEAASILAKQPQAIQLRYLETLTEVAGDKSHTLVFPLPMDLLEPLLKKKSSS; encoded by the coding sequence ATGACGCTCTATTTCTATGCGGTTATTCTGTTTCTGGTCATCGCGTTTCTCACCTCGGCACTCAAGATATTGCGTGAGTATGAACGGGGTGTGGTGTTTTTGCTGGGGCGCTTCTGGCGGGTCAAGGGGCCAGGACTGATCATCATCATCCCGATAATCCAGCAATTCGTCAGAGTCGATCTACGCACCATCGTGCTCGATGTGCCCTCCCAGGATGTCATCTCCCGCGACAATGTCTCGGTCAAGGTCAATGCAGTGGTCTACTTCCGTGTACTGGATCCTGAGCGGGCGATAATTCAGGTAGAAGATTACATGGCCGCCACCAGCCAACTGGCTCAAACCACACTGCGTTCCGTGCTTGGGCAACACGAACTGGATGAGATGCTGGCAGAACGCGACCGCCTGAATAACGATGTGAGGAACATCCTTGACCAACAGACCGATACCTGGGGGATCAAGGTATCCAATGTGGAGATCAAGCATGTCGACCTGGATGACAGCATGATCCGGGCGATCGCCCGCCAGGCCGAGGCAGAGCGGTCGCGGCGGGCGAAGATTATCCATGCTGAAGGCGAACAGCAGGCTGCTGAAAAGTTGGTTGAAGCGGCCAGTATCCTGGCCAAACAGCCGCAGGCGATTCAACTCAGGTACCTGGAGACCCTGACAGAGGTCGCCGGGGATAAGAGTCATACCCTGGTTTTTCCGCTGCCAATGGATCTGCTGGAACCGCTACTCAAAAAGAAGAGCAGCAGCTAA
- a CDS encoding flavoprotein has protein sequence MNESSSKSKLREAWAITGSGHYLKECLELIQHRSDVDLFLSKAAAEVLPMYDFDVKTLKERFTCFRDTTASASPVGLFYQGRYRRLVIAPATSNTIAKMVWGIADSLVTNIYAQAGKCRIPSIVFACDTEPEMETEAPGGMVMVYPRQVDLDNVKRLQDFEYTSVVTSYAQLLSTLEELD, from the coding sequence ATGAATGAATCATCCTCGAAATCAAAGTTGCGCGAAGCATGGGCGATCACCGGATCCGGTCACTATCTCAAAGAGTGTCTTGAACTGATACAACATCGATCCGACGTGGACCTGTTCCTGAGCAAGGCGGCGGCGGAAGTGCTGCCAATGTACGACTTCGATGTAAAAACACTTAAAGAGCGCTTCACCTGTTTCCGTGATACCACTGCCAGCGCCTCCCCGGTGGGACTCTTCTATCAGGGTCGTTACAGGCGCCTGGTAATCGCCCCTGCCACATCCAATACCATTGCCAAGATGGTTTGGGGGATAGCCGATAGCTTGGTAACCAACATTTACGCCCAGGCCGGAAAGTGCCGGATTCCGAGCATTGTCTTCGCCTGCGATACCGAGCCGGAAATGGAGACAGAGGCGCCAGGCGGCATGGTCATGGTCTATCCAAGACAGGTTGACCTGGATAATGTCAAACGATTGCAGGATTTTGAATACACCTCGGTGGTAACCAGCTATGCACAGCTTCTCTCCACCCTTGAAGAGCTGGATTGA